One window of Triticum dicoccoides isolate Atlit2015 ecotype Zavitan chromosome 5A, WEW_v2.0, whole genome shotgun sequence genomic DNA carries:
- the LOC119303218 gene encoding mitotic checkpoint protein BUB3.3-like, which yields MARRGLAAGAGAVSRVRFAPSSNNLIVSSWDSGMRLYDADKSILRLEANSEAALLDCCFKDESAAFAGGSDGSVIRYDLNSGAQDTVGLHDDVVVSTEFSQITGQLVTSSLDKKLLFWDTHTRSVNPNHTFMLDSVVVSLSVCGMYILVTVESDVYWYDMRNLTGPIKAKDSPLKHHIRCLCASAEWNGYAAGYMDGTVALKYFDHKVDNDMGYTFRCHPRSKDGTSSLVPVNSIAVHPSKQTFVTGDNEGYAIAWDAFKKKKLLEFPSFSGSVASMAYNHSGQLLAVASNYTHQGADRVLEVEGHQIFIETMRDSKRKKSP from the exons ATGGCGAGGCGAGGGCTGGCGGCTGGCGCCGGCGCCGTCTCCAGGGTTCGATTCGCGCCGTCCTCTAACAACCTCATAGTCTCCTCCTGGGACTCG GGGATGCGGCTGTACGATGCAGACAAATCCATTCTCCGGCTGGAGGCGAATTCTGAGGCAGCACTTCTGGACTGCTGTTTCAAAGATGAGTCTGCGGCCTTCGCAGGCGGTTCGGATGGATCTGTAATAAG GTATGACTTGAATTCAGGGGCTCAAGATACAGTGGGTCTGCATGACGATGTGGTTGTCAGCACTGAGTTCTCCCAGATTACTG GTCAACTGGTAACTTCTAGCCTTGACAAGAAGTTACTTTTCTGGGATACACACACAAGAAGTGTAAACCCTAACCACACTTTCATGTTAGATTCAGTGGTGGTATCACTTTCAGTCTGTGGCATGTATATATTAGTCACAGTTGAGAGTGATGTTTACTGGTATGACATGAGGAATTTAACAGGGCCGATTAAGGCAAAAGATTCCCCCTTGAAGCATCATATACGGTGTCTTTGTGCTTCTGCAGAGTGGAATG GTTACGCGGCTGGATATATGGATGGAACTGTTGCGTTGAAGTATTTTGACCATAAAGTAGACAATGACATGGG ATATACATTTCGATGTCATCCAAGATCAAAAGATGGAACATCCAGTTTAGTTCCCGTAAATAGTATAGCAGTTCATCCATC CAAGCAAACTTTTGTTACTGGAGATAATGAAGGATATGCCATTGCCTGGGATGCTTTTAAAAAAAAGAAGCTGCTTGAG TTTCCTAGCTTTTCGGGCAGTGTGGCGTCGATGGCGTATAACCATAGTGGCCAACTCTTGGCTGTTGCTTCAAACTATACTCATCAAGGAGCAGACAGAGT GTTGGAGGTGGAGGGGCACCAGATATTTATCGAAACGATGCGGGATTCCAAAAGGAAAAAGTCTCCCTGA
- the LOC119303220 gene encoding uncharacterized protein LOC119303220: MAETLVGLRLGASAVPHPRGNRRPCAAVPAHHRLPQLRRGRLCARAAVTGAPEVDEDEAMSIDNLCSFFDLNVGKWNGVFYQFDAHGRVQQEISTRLSASTYGEGDLISLMQSLYIKQASSGITFADEEDPEPEWAEYKIKETNMFTVDKYQQIGFFPDQKAFALRYQTAGMLETVLRAGVLGDDDTGEESPKNLKLPSRKPSIVCENCIYSLDGNGRVRAFHIMDPKGVLDTLIVFHENQGTVLPLADSSSNDPEIPSNDRINALLGRWEGHSVTKRSGVYGATLDEADTVVLLEMDNNGQLIQDNISTKTGTSTTTTIHWTGVANNNLLQFDGGYEITLLPGGMYMGYPSDISKCIEQLDPFNLEFCWMESPGKRQRLVRTFDSAGLAVSSTYFIETKV, encoded by the exons ATGGCGGAAACCCTCGTGGGCCTCCGTCTGGGCGCCTCCGCGGTTCCGCATCCACGGGGCAACCGACGCCCCTGCGCCGCCGTGCCGGCCCACCAccgcctcccccagctccggcgcgGCCGGCTCTGCGCCCGGGCGGCGGTCACGGGCGCGCCGGAGGTGGACGAGGACGAGGCCATGAGCATCGACAACCTCTGCAGCTTCTTCGACCTCAACGTCGGCAAGTGGAACGGCGTCTTCTAC CAATTCGATGCGCAcgggagggtgcagcaggagatcaGCACGCGCCTGTCCGCCAGCACCTACGGAGAGGGCGACCTCATCAGCCTCATGCAATC GCTGTATATCAAGCAGGCATCGTCCGGGATAACATTTGCAGACGAGGAGGATCCTGAACCGGAGTGGGCGGAGTACAAAATCAAAGAGACCAACATGTTCACTGTAGACAAATATCAGCAG ATTGGGTTCTTCCCTGACCAGAAGGCATTTGCGTTGAGATATCAGACCGCTGGAATGCTGGAGACTGTCCTTCGAGCCGGTGTGCTCGGAGATGATGATACTGGTGAAGAGTCCCCCAA AAACTTGAAGCTTCCTTCTCGTAAACCATCTATTGTCTGTGAGAATTGTATTTACTCTCTTGATGGCAATGGCCGGGTAAGAGCTTTCCACATAATGGACCCTAAGGGGGTGCTCGATACACTTATTGTTTTTCATGAAAATCAAGGCACCGTATTACCACTCGCCGACTCTTCAAGTAATGATCCTGAG ATTCCCAGCAACGATAGGATAAATGCCCTGCTTGGAAGGTGGGAGGGCCATTCTGTGACAAAGAGGAGTGGGGTGTATGGAGCAACACTCGATGAGGCTGATACGGTTGTCCTTCTTGAAATGGACAACAATGGTCAGCTGATTCAG GATAATATATCAACAAAAACCGGAACTAGCACGACAACAACGATCCACTGGACAGGAGTAGCGAATAACAACTTGCTTCAGTTTGATGGAGGATATGAGATTACTTTGCTACCTGGAGGGATGTACATGGGATATCCATCAGACATCAGCAAGTGCATTGAGCAGTTAGATCCTTTTAATTTGGAGTTTTGTTGGATGGAATCGCCAGGAAAGAGGCAGCGGCTCGTGCGGACCTTCGACTCGGCTGGTCTGGCTGTGTCGTCGACCTACTTCATAGAGACCAAAGTATGA
- the LOC119303219 gene encoding probable WRKY transcription factor 26, with amino-acid sequence MADRRGDGMRQQPPYSSGHQERVFDGGGGGGGPAFGNDYDPGSSYMSLLGSGVNPQQSLPAQQAWGVDDVAPPTINLTPHFSMANYVPTSSYQQHQTAASFVAPLAANLHPYPSSSSPSYFQADLPPQWPPRAMAPSPSSSLLPHNFTVHQTPAYPQSHHHEQQMHMQLLRAAALGGPHAAPAPPIEQPAKDGYNWRKYGQKQLKDAESPRSYYKCTRDACPVKKIVERSFDGCIKEITYKGRHTHPRPPEPRRSGAEDAAAPSSAVGAHQDDELSDDEDDGEEGIDIGSGAGGPAGQRVVRKHKIILQTPSEVDLLDDGYRWRKYGQKVVKGNPRPRSYYKCTAENCNVRKQIERASTDPRCVLTTYTGRHNHDPPGRGAGAAVAAGAGGGSSSDPVPSIVNPSGNTLHQPSGIHQLKEENRD; translated from the exons ATGGCCGATCGGCGAGGCGACGGCATGCGCCAGCAGCCGCCTTACTCGTCGGGCCATCAGGAGCGGGTCTTCGacggcggaggcggtggcggcggcccggCGTTCGGGAACGACTACGATCCTGGATCGTCCTACATGTCGCTTCTTGGCTCCGGCGTCAACCCCCAGCAGTCGCTGCCGGCACAGCAGGCGTGGGGGGTCGACGACGTGGCCCCGCCGACCATCAATCTCACTCCTCACTTCTCCATG GCGAACTACGTGCCGACGTCGTCCTACCAGCAGCACCAGACGGCTGCATCCTTCGTGGCACCCCTCGCCGCCAACCTCCACCCctacccgtcgtcgtcgtcgccgtcctaCTTCCAGGCCGATCTGCCGCCGCAATGGCCTCCGCGGGCAATGGCGCCGTCGCCCTCCTCCTCCCTGCTGCCCCACAACTTCACGGTCCACCAAACGCCGGCGTACCCGCAGTCGCACCACCACGAGCAGCAGATGCACATGCAGCTGCTGCGCGCGGCGGCGCTAGGCGGCCCGCACGCGGCGCCGGCGCCCCCCATCGAGCAGCCGGCCAAGGACGGCTACAACTGGCGCAAGTACGGGCAGAAGCAGCTCAAGGACGCCGAGTCGCCGCGGAGCTACTACAAGTGCACCCGGGACGCCTGCCCCGTCAAGAAGATCGTGGAGCGCTCCTTCGACGGCTGCATCAAGGAGATCACCTACAAGGGCCGGCACACCCACCCGCGGCCCCCCGAGCCCCGGCGCAGCGGAGCGGAGGACGCCGCCGCCCCCAGCAGCGCCGTCGGCGCTCATCAGGACGACGAGCTgagcgacgacgaggatgacggCGAGGAGGGCATTGACATTGGCAG TGGCGCAGGTGGTCCGGCGGGGCAGAGGGTGGTGAGGAAGCACAAGATCATACTGCAGACGCCGAGCGAGGTCGATCTGCTGGACGACGGCTACCGGTGGCGCAAGTACGGCCAGAAAGTGGTCAAGGGCAACCCCCGTCCGAG GAGCTACTACAAGTGCACCGCCGAGAATTGCAATGTGCGCAAGCAGATCGAGAGGGCATCCACTGACCCTAGGTGCGTCCTGACGACATACACCGGGCGGCACAACCATGACCCACCGGGCAGGGGAGCTGGAGCCGCCGTTGCCGCCGGGGCAGGCGGCGGCTCCTCCTCTGATCCCGTGCCATCCATAGTGAACCCGTCTGGCAACACATTGCACCAGCCAAGTGGCATTCATCAGCTAAAAGAGGAGAATCGGGATTAA